In Microthrixaceae bacterium, the sequence GTGTTCCACCGGCCGCAACTCGTCGACCCCGGTGACAGTGATCGTCGGGCTACCCGCCCCCATGACCCGCGCCCCCATCCGGTTGAGCATCGCCGCCAGGTCGACCACCTCGGGTTCGCGGGCCGAATTGTCGATCGTCGTCACCCCATCCGCGCGCGTGGCCGCCATCATGATGTTCTCGGTGGCACCGACGCTCGGGTATTCCAACACGATGTGAGCGCCCGTCAGCCCGTTGTGTCGAGCGAGGATCGTGCCATGGCTCAACTCGACCGTGGCACCGAGTTGTTCGAGCCCGCGAAGGTGCATGTCGATCGGCCGGTTGCCGAAGTCGTCGCCGCCGGGCATGGCGATGCGGGCCTCGCCGCTGCGGGCCAACAACGCTCCGAGCAAGGCGGTCGATGCCCGCATCGCCTCGACGAGGTCATATGGGGCCTCCGGGGTGATCGGGTGCGTGGTGTCGATCACCAGCGACTCGGGGTCGGGCCGATCGACCACGACGCCCATCGCCTCGAGAAGTTGCGACATCCACTCGACGTCGGAGATGAGCGGGACGTTGCGCAACGTCGAGCGGCCCTCGGCAAGTACCGTGGCGACCATCAACTTGAGCACCGAGTTCTTGGCGCCCGAGATGACCACTTCACCACCGATGGGTCCGGTCGGGTCTACGGCGAGGGTGCGCATGGTCGCAAGTATGCTCGGCGCGTCGGCGTCCCGGTGACGATCCGGCACCGACGAGCACCTCACGTGCATGACGACCCAGCGCCGATGCCCACGATTCGCACCACGATCTCCGATCCGTCACTCATCGCCGCCAGGCGTCTCCCACGCAACGATGTGCTCGTCGCCGAGGAGGAGGTCGCTCCCGGGGTCTTTCGGGGTGTGGCCGGTCCGTTCTCGACGTGGGAACGCGAGATTCACACCATCGACGGCGAAACAATCGGCCAAACGGCGCTCGTCGAGACGCTCCGGGCGAGGCTCGCCGCACCGCATATGGGGCGGCTCATGGAGTTGTTGTTGCGCCACCCGATTCGCCACGGGGTTCCGCGCGACACCTCGCCGTGGTGGGCACCGACCCAGCGCATCACCCAACGCGATGCCACCATTCTCGGACTCTGCGCGACCCTGTCGCTGATCGCCGGGTTTCTCGGTGGGCTCATCGGCCAGACGATGGCCTTCATCGCCAAGGACCTGGGCGGCGACACCGACGTGCAGGCAACGGCGTTCGCCGTCATTCGCGTCGGAGCGGTGCTGACCTTCGTGGCCACAGCACTCGCCGATCGCCGCGGTCGACGGCCGGTGCTCAAGTGGACGTTGGTCGGCGCGTCGGTTGCAGCGCTGGTGACAGCGCTGGCCCCGTCGCTCACCGTCGTCACCGGCAGCCAACTCGTCTGTCGCGGCCTCGTCGCCGCCTCGGCGTATCTCATCCCCATCGTGTGTTCCGAAGAACTACCCGCTCGCTCACGGGCCTACGCGATCGGGCTCATGAGCCTGCCGGGAGCGCTCGGCGTCGGCATCGTGTTGTGGTTGTTGCCGCTCATCAACCTCGGCCCCTCCGCGTGGCGACTGCTGTACCTCTTCGGGGCGGTCACCCTCATCGCGACCTGGAAAACGGTGGCCCGCCTGCCGGAATCACGCCGCTTCGAGTCGGTCGATCCGCTGGCAGCGACGGAACCAGCCGGCTTCCGCGCCAAGTCCAGCGCCGAGCCTGAGTCCGAAGGTGAACGCTGGAGCGGCGTTGTCATCTCGCGGTTCCTCGTCTTGGCACTCACCATGGTTCTGTTGAACGTCTTCGCCGCGCCGGTCCAACAGATGCAGACCGACTACCTGTCGAACACCCGACAGATGGGCCCCGCACTCATCGCGCTATTCATGTTGGCCACGAACAGCTGGGGATTCGTCGGTGTCGCCCTCGGTGCACGGATGGCCGACCGATCGAGTCGACGGCTGGCGACCGCGATCGGCATGGTCGGCTTTGCCATCGGCAACACCTTGTTGTTCACGTTCGGAGGCCCCCTCATGTGGGTCGGGTCGCTCATCGGCTCGGCGGTCGGAGGTCTCATCGTGCCCTCCCTCGGGGCACTGCTCCCCGAACTGTTCCCGACCCTTCGCCGCGGCGCGGCCAACGGGCTGATGAACGGTGCTGCTGTGTGCGGGAGCATCCTGGGGTTGTTGATCGTCGCTCGAAGTGTCTCGGACGGGCACTACGCTCCGACCGTCGCGATGCTCGCACTCGGACCGCTGATCGTCGCCGCACTGGTGTGGGCACTTCCCGAGACCGCCGGGGTCGAACTCGAGGAGCTCAATCCGAGCGATTCGGCCCCCGACCCCGCGTGACCGCACCGGGGTCATCTCGACAACAGGATGCGGCGCGCCTCGCGAATGTCGGCGATGCGGTCGGCCGCCCGCTCGGGGTCTCCGCCCTGATCGGGGTGTGCGGCGATGAGCTGACGACGAAACGCACCGGTGATGGCGATATGGAACTGTTCGCGAGCTGTCGCTGCACCTGTGTCGTCGGATTCGCTGTCGGACGGCGCCGCTCGTTCGATGCCCAGCACCGTCATCGCCCAGCCGACCGGATCGCTTCCGACGGTGGCGCCGAGGTGACGCCGGTCTGCCACGAAACGGACGAACCGGTCATCGACGGCGCCGCCCCAGTCGAGGCCCTTGCGCATCGCGGCGAAGGCCGCGGCGCGGTCGGTTCCGCTCAGCGTCGCCCCGGCGTACGCGGCCGCCAGCACGTGTTGGGTCGCAGAGCCGACACGGCTGTCGAACCGGAACCGGAACCGGCCGTCCTCGGATTCCAGGTGATAGCGAGCCTTCATCAGCCCGACCCGGTCGACCTGCATCCGATGGCGAAGCTGCGGTTGAGCGACCCGCGCACCCGACTCGAGCAGATCGAGCAGCACGCTCAAGGCCTCGTCGGTATCTGCGTCGAGTTCGCGTGAGAACCGGGCCATGATCCCGGCGAGCAGGACACCGCCGGATCCGGGAGCCGTGTCGATCGGCAGGTGGAGATCGCCAAGGGCGATTCGGCGGGTCGGGGCGATCGGACGCGACAGGTAGGCCTCGATACTGGCCAACGGCATTCGGCCAAACTACCCGCACGATCCGACCGCGGTAGCACCGGGCTGAGACCGCGGCCAGGCTCCGGCACGGCGAGCGCCCGGCGCGGCGATCGACTAGACGAATTTGCGCAGTGACCGGCTGATCGTGGCGGCCATGTCGGAGACCTCGTCGTCGGTCACCACGTCGGTCGCTCGATCGGACTCCATGGCGTCGCGCAGCTCCAGCACCTCGGCCACGATCGAGCGCCACACGGCACCGTCGAAACCGAACGGGAGGCTCAGGCGCGACATGCGTTCGGCCCCATCGAGAAAGGTCACAGTCGCATCCGCGTCGGTCGCCTTCTTGGACAGGGTTCGGGTCGACTCCCACAGATTGCTCAACACCGCCTGGACGTCGATCCCATCGGAGTCCACCGCGTCGGGGTCGTCCGGGTCGGGCATGGCATCGAGGATCTCCTCGACACGTTCCTCGTCGTCTTCGTAGATAACGAGGTCGCCGTCGTCATCCCACTCGAAGGGAATCTCCGCGATTCCGAGCGCCTCGGCAAGCGAACTCTGCAGCGCTGCGGGCCATGCGCCCACCTCGTAGACGACCCGGGTCTTCGACTCGTCGAGACCGAAATCGTTCGACTGGTTCACCTCGTCGAGCAACGGCTCGACGCGGTCCTCGTCCTCGAGGCGCACCACCAGCGTCGCTCCCTGCCAGGTGTGGGGAATGCCGTTGAGGGTGAGCATCGAGGCCAGGGTGGTACGGGACTCGCCCGACCAACCGATCATCTCGTACTCGACGTACTCCTCGAACTCCTCGGCGATCGTGTCGCCCTCGGCCTCGGCCGCCGCGAGTTCCGCATCGGAGTGGATGACCTCGTCGCCCGACTCGTCGGTCTCGTCGCCGGTGTCGAGGTCCCCGGCGGCGTCGCTCGTGTCCATCGCGTCGGTCTCGTCGGTCTCGTCGGTCTCGGATTCGTCTCGTTCGCTCACAGGCGACATCCTTACAGACGCGTCCGCCCCGATTCGGCCAACTCCGTACATGCTCCGGTACCGTGGAACCATGACTGAGACCACGATTGAGACCACTGCGCCAGACCGCAACCTGGCCATGGAACTGGTCCGCGTGACCGAGGCGGCCGCCATGGCGGCGTCACCCTGGGTCGGTGCGGGAGACAAGAACGCTGCTGACGGCGCCGCCGTCGACGCGATGCGCAAACTACTCACCACCGTCGCCATGCGCGGCACCGTCATCATCGGCGAAGGCGAAAAGGACGAAGCGCCGATGCTCTACAACGGCGAAGTGGTGGGCGACGGAACCGGCCCCGAATGCGACATCGCGGTCGACCCGATCGAC encodes:
- the murA gene encoding UDP-N-acetylglucosamine 1-carboxyvinyltransferase, producing MRTLAVDPTGPIGGEVVISGAKNSVLKLMVATVLAEGRSTLRNVPLISDVEWMSQLLEAMGVVVDRPDPESLVIDTTHPITPEAPYDLVEAMRASTALLGALLARSGEARIAMPGGDDFGNRPIDMHLRGLEQLGATVELSHGTILARHNGLTGAHIVLEYPSVGATENIMMAATRADGVTTIDNSAREPEVVDLAAMLNRMGARVMGAGSPTITVTGVDELRPVEHVVVPDRIEAATYLAILGAAGGELLLRGARHGDMSLLIAKLGEMGMRISPDAAGIWALASGRPKHADVATLPYPGIATDVLPMLVALMSIADGTSFATENLYQGRFRYIGELQRMGADIRVEGHHMAVRGVERLSGAPVRAFDIRAGAALVVAAFGAEGETVIHDAHHIDRGYVDMAAKLRALGASVVATE
- a CDS encoding MFS transporter, which encodes MHDDPAPMPTIRTTISDPSLIAARRLPRNDVLVAEEEVAPGVFRGVAGPFSTWEREIHTIDGETIGQTALVETLRARLAAPHMGRLMELLLRHPIRHGVPRDTSPWWAPTQRITQRDATILGLCATLSLIAGFLGGLIGQTMAFIAKDLGGDTDVQATAFAVIRVGAVLTFVATALADRRGRRPVLKWTLVGASVAALVTALAPSLTVVTGSQLVCRGLVAASAYLIPIVCSEELPARSRAYAIGLMSLPGALGVGIVLWLLPLINLGPSAWRLLYLFGAVTLIATWKTVARLPESRRFESVDPLAATEPAGFRAKSSAEPESEGERWSGVVISRFLVLALTMVLLNVFAAPVQQMQTDYLSNTRQMGPALIALFMLATNSWGFVGVALGARMADRSSRRLATAIGMVGFAIGNTLLFTFGGPLMWVGSLIGSAVGGLIVPSLGALLPELFPTLRRGAANGLMNGAAVCGSILGLLIVARSVSDGHYAPTVAMLALGPLIVAALVWALPETAGVELEELNPSDSAPDPA